A genomic stretch from Algoriphagus halophilus includes:
- a CDS encoding recombinase family protein, which produces MNVISYSRVSTDEQAEKGFSLSHQEEAIKRYCHQKGYNLIQSFKEDYTGFKDFNRPEWLKLEQYIKENRGLVKGVICLRWDRFSRNEPEASAKVREFRKKGIEIIMTESYADPKSIEGDFLNSIHMHIAQMESKKISQRTKDGMRRAMVEGCWMYRAPFGYVKIRNANGKSTLEPHPDHSKIVKEVFQKMASGIYTAEEVRKIYYNDLGKMGKNNFLLLLRRVVFTGRIKVNKTDLEPEQIVLGLHPPIISIKLFDKVQEVMYGRKVKLRSSEQNIEEYPLKAFLFCADHNRALTGSGSRSRNKKIHHYYHCTKSKCKNRFSTKLMDSLILNFFSKLKFPEEVVSLYQEIIIKELKDRGENRKKNKKSLNSELEKLNKKYDYLKSQFLDQGIDSETFMELKQGIKNQIQKLEYEKEHSDNEFIPFLSLFEKSLRVLQDLEKYYVEADGETKQKLVGSIFSGKIEFSDKEVRTASYKDFISRIFLISNNLETGKMKKADKNIGFFTLAPPLGLEPRTL; this is translated from the coding sequence ATGAATGTGATTTCTTATTCCAGGGTGTCAACGGACGAACAGGCAGAAAAGGGCTTTTCACTTTCACATCAAGAAGAAGCTATAAAAAGATATTGTCATCAAAAAGGGTATAATCTAATTCAATCATTTAAGGAGGATTATACAGGTTTTAAGGATTTTAATCGGCCTGAATGGTTGAAATTGGAGCAGTATATCAAAGAGAATAGAGGTCTAGTAAAAGGGGTAATTTGCCTTAGATGGGACCGATTCTCTCGTAATGAACCTGAAGCATCAGCGAAAGTTAGAGAGTTTCGAAAGAAAGGGATCGAAATTATTATGACAGAAAGCTACGCTGATCCGAAAAGTATTGAAGGAGATTTTCTTAATTCCATTCATATGCACATTGCTCAAATGGAGAGTAAAAAGATTTCTCAGAGAACTAAAGATGGAATGAGACGGGCAATGGTGGAAGGTTGTTGGATGTATCGGGCACCGTTTGGATATGTGAAAATTCGAAATGCCAATGGTAAATCAACTCTTGAGCCTCATCCAGATCATTCAAAGATTGTTAAGGAGGTTTTTCAAAAAATGGCATCAGGCATATATACTGCTGAGGAGGTAAGAAAAATCTACTACAATGATTTGGGGAAAATGGGTAAAAATAACTTTCTGCTTCTTCTCCGAAGAGTTGTTTTCACTGGGAGAATCAAGGTTAATAAAACTGATTTAGAGCCTGAGCAGATAGTATTAGGACTTCATCCTCCTATTATTTCTATAAAACTATTTGATAAAGTCCAGGAGGTGATGTATGGTAGGAAAGTAAAATTACGGTCATCAGAGCAAAATATTGAAGAATACCCTTTGAAAGCATTTCTATTTTGTGCTGACCATAATAGGGCACTTACAGGAAGTGGTTCTAGAAGTAGAAATAAGAAGATTCACCATTATTATCATTGCACGAAGAGCAAGTGCAAAAATCGATTCTCTACTAAATTGATGGATTCATTGATTTTGAATTTTTTTTCAAAATTGAAGTTCCCTGAAGAGGTGGTTTCACTTTATCAAGAAATTATAATAAAGGAACTGAAGGATAGAGGGGAAAATAGAAAGAAGAACAAAAAATCATTAAACTCTGAGCTAGAGAAATTAAATAAGAAATATGATTATCTAAAGAGTCAATTCTTAGATCAAGGAATTGATTCTGAAACTTTTATGGAGTTGAAACAAGGAATTAAAAATCAAATTCAGAAACTGGAATATGAAAAAGAACATTCTGATAATGAGTTTATTCCATTTCTCTCTCTATTTGAAAAAAGTCTAAGGGTATTGCAAGATTTAGAGAAGTATTATGTAGAAGCAGACGGGGAAACCAAACAAAAGTTGGTTGGTTCGATCTTTTCTGGAAAAATAGAATTCTCAGATAAAGAAGTTCGAACCGCTTCCTATAAAGATTTCATATCCCGTATCTTTTTGATTTCCAATAATTTGGAAACTGGTAAAATGAAAAAAGCCGATAAAAATATCGGCTTTTTCACTTTGGCTCCTCCTCTTGGGCTCGAACCAAGGACCCTCTGA
- a CDS encoding (2Fe-2S)-binding protein, with amino-acid sequence MPNYTLKINGESKEVEAVEDMPLLWVIRDLLKMKGTKFGCGQSFCGACTVHLDGNAVRSCSLPISAVGTGEITTIEGLSENGDHPVQKAWVEHIVPQCGYCQSGQIMNAAALLNSNASPSEEEIEQAMAGNLCRCGTYNRIKDAIVTASKSL; translated from the coding sequence ATGCCAAACTATACATTAAAAATTAACGGCGAATCTAAGGAGGTCGAGGCAGTAGAGGATATGCCTTTACTCTGGGTGATTCGTGACCTTTTAAAAATGAAAGGAACCAAATTTGGTTGTGGACAATCATTCTGCGGTGCCTGCACAGTTCATTTGGATGGTAATGCTGTTCGGTCTTGTTCCCTGCCGATATCTGCAGTAGGGACAGGTGAAATCACTACGATTGAAGGACTCTCTGAGAATGGAGATCACCCTGTTCAAAAGGCTTGGGTAGAGCATATTGTTCCGCAATGCGGCTATTGCCAATCGGGCCAGATCATGAATGCTGCTGCATTACTGAATTCCAATGCTAGTCCAAGTGAGGAAGAAATCGAGCAAGCCATGGCTGGAAATCTATGTCGCTGTGGTACCTATAACCGCATCAAAGATGCGATTGTCACTGCATCTAAGTCCTTATAA
- a CDS encoding type I restriction endonuclease subunit R: protein MAFTELNSVEHYIIHQLSGVNLNSNGVQESKASYAATWIYKSAKDIPRGVNEVLVESELKAALIRLNPEISDNPELADEVIYKLRAVLIAVTQVGLVKANEEFFKWMCGEKTMPFGENNRHVPVHLIDFDNFSNNTYVATNQYRIHHRETKIPDIVLLINGIPVVVGEAKTAIRPSVSWLDGAHEIHEIYENTVPQLFVSNILSFATEGKELFYGAIRCPLEFWAPWRIENDEDALAKRLGLGDVGKELSDLLNPVRLLDILRNFSLFSTDKKKRRIKIIPRFQQYEGANKIVERVKEGRIKKGLIWHFQGSGKSFLMVFAAQKLRRTPELKSPTVIILVDRTDLDTQISGTFNAADIANVETTDNIRELQEMLERDTRKIIVSMIHKFRDAKPNMNARENIIVLVDEAHRTQEGDLGRQMRAALPNAFLFGLTGTPVNKADKNTFWAFGSEEDTGGYMSRYTFQDSIRDDATLPLHFEPRLVDVHVDKETIDKAFKEFQEAAALTDEEADALNQKSAKMAAFLKSPERVEKIVADIATHFNEKVAPHGFKAMIVTPDRYACVQYKEALDQYFSEEASAVVMSTTANDKPEFKQKWAMDKGKQEKVVDEFNDTLSDLKFIIVTAKLLTGFDAPILQTMYLDKSLKDHTLLQAICRTNRLYPNKSFGRIVDYFGVFDDTAKALQFDEKSVQAVISNLSELRGKLPQAMRDTLSHFEGVDRTIVGFEGLEAAQNAIRTDEKKDAFAKDFKFLSKLWESLSPDNILDLYNSDYKWLSQVFESVRPASDNIGKLLWFSLGAQTTKLIHENIHVGDVHQLEEFVLDADVIEEIFNNPDPKNAKKLEKILVKRFKKHAGNPKFKKLSDRLEELRNKAEQGLISSIEFVKELCKLAKETVQAEKELEDILQEKTPQAALTELFLELKTDQTPAVVERIVTDIDAIVRVVRFPGWQDSNSGEREVQSSLRKILWAKYKIKDQVLFDRAYAYIKEYY from the coding sequence ATGGCATTCACCGAACTCAATAGCGTAGAACATTATATTATTCACCAGCTCAGTGGAGTGAATTTGAATAGTAACGGTGTCCAAGAATCCAAAGCAAGTTATGCTGCTACTTGGATTTATAAATCTGCCAAGGATATTCCACGCGGAGTGAATGAAGTATTGGTAGAATCAGAACTGAAAGCTGCTTTGATTCGCCTGAATCCTGAGATTTCGGATAATCCTGAATTGGCGGATGAGGTGATTTATAAGCTAAGAGCGGTACTCATTGCAGTGACGCAAGTTGGTTTGGTAAAGGCAAATGAAGAATTTTTTAAATGGATGTGTGGTGAAAAAACCATGCCTTTTGGAGAAAACAATCGCCATGTTCCTGTTCATTTGATTGATTTTGATAATTTTTCCAATAATACCTATGTAGCCACCAATCAGTATAGAATACATCATCGGGAGACGAAAATCCCGGATATCGTACTGCTGATTAATGGAATTCCGGTGGTTGTCGGCGAAGCTAAGACTGCCATTCGTCCCTCTGTCAGTTGGCTGGATGGGGCACATGAGATCCACGAAATTTACGAAAATACGGTACCGCAATTATTTGTATCGAATATTCTATCCTTTGCAACAGAAGGCAAAGAACTGTTTTATGGTGCTATTCGATGTCCTTTGGAATTTTGGGCACCTTGGCGCATAGAAAATGATGAGGATGCGCTAGCAAAAAGATTAGGACTTGGAGATGTAGGAAAAGAGCTTTCGGATTTATTGAATCCGGTTCGATTACTAGATATCCTACGGAATTTCTCTTTGTTCTCCACAGACAAAAAGAAGCGTAGAATCAAGATTATTCCACGTTTTCAGCAATACGAAGGAGCTAATAAGATTGTAGAGCGAGTGAAGGAAGGTCGAATTAAGAAGGGATTGATTTGGCATTTTCAAGGTTCAGGCAAGTCCTTTTTGATGGTTTTTGCAGCGCAAAAATTAAGAAGAACTCCAGAGCTTAAAAGTCCTACAGTCATCATTCTTGTTGACCGGACAGATTTGGATACTCAGATCAGCGGTACCTTCAATGCGGCAGATATCGCAAATGTAGAAACCACGGATAACATCCGTGAGCTGCAGGAAATGCTCGAGCGCGATACCCGCAAGATCATCGTGTCGATGATTCACAAGTTCCGCGATGCCAAACCCAATATGAATGCTCGGGAGAATATCATTGTTTTGGTGGATGAAGCGCATAGAACACAGGAAGGTGATTTGGGTCGACAGATGCGAGCGGCCTTGCCTAATGCATTTCTATTTGGACTCACCGGAACTCCCGTAAACAAAGCAGATAAAAATACCTTTTGGGCTTTTGGTTCCGAAGAAGATACAGGAGGCTACATGTCTCGCTATACTTTTCAGGATTCAATACGGGATGATGCTACCTTGCCTTTACATTTTGAACCACGTCTAGTGGATGTTCATGTAGATAAGGAAACCATCGATAAGGCTTTCAAGGAATTTCAAGAGGCGGCTGCGCTCACAGATGAAGAAGCTGATGCCTTGAATCAGAAGTCAGCTAAGATGGCTGCCTTTCTAAAGTCTCCTGAGCGAGTTGAAAAGATAGTTGCTGATATTGCTACCCATTTTAATGAAAAAGTAGCTCCGCATGGATTTAAAGCAATGATTGTTACTCCTGACCGATATGCTTGTGTACAATATAAAGAGGCATTAGATCAATATTTCTCAGAGGAAGCCAGTGCGGTAGTGATGTCAACCACCGCAAATGATAAACCAGAGTTCAAGCAGAAATGGGCGATGGATAAAGGCAAGCAAGAGAAAGTGGTTGATGAATTTAATGATACCCTGTCTGATCTAAAGTTTATCATTGTGACTGCCAAGTTGCTAACTGGCTTCGATGCTCCTATTCTACAGACCATGTACCTGGACAAATCTCTAAAGGACCATACCCTACTCCAGGCAATTTGTCGTACGAATAGACTTTACCCCAATAAATCATTTGGAAGAATTGTGGATTATTTTGGGGTATTTGATGATACAGCTAAGGCTTTACAATTTGATGAAAAAAGCGTGCAAGCTGTAATCTCAAATCTTTCAGAACTACGGGGCAAATTACCTCAAGCAATGCGCGATACATTGAGTCATTTTGAAGGAGTAGATAGAACTATCGTAGGATTTGAGGGGTTGGAAGCTGCACAGAATGCAATCCGAACAGATGAGAAAAAGGATGCTTTTGCCAAGGATTTCAAATTCCTATCAAAACTTTGGGAATCCCTCTCGCCTGATAATATTCTGGATCTTTACAATTCGGATTATAAATGGCTTTCTCAGGTATTTGAATCTGTCCGTCCAGCTTCCGATAATATTGGTAAACTACTTTGGTTTTCACTCGGAGCTCAAACAACCAAGCTTATTCATGAAAACATACACGTCGGCGATGTTCACCAATTAGAGGAGTTTGTACTGGATGCAGATGTGATCGAGGAGATTTTCAACAACCCAGATCCCAAGAATGCCAAGAAATTAGAGAAGATCCTGGTCAAGCGATTTAAAAAACATGCTGGCAATCCAAAGTTCAAAAAGCTTAGTGACCGTTTGGAAGAGCTTAGAAATAAAGCAGAACAGGGTTTGATATCTTCTATTGAGTTTGTGAAAGAGCTTTGCAAATTAGCTAAGGAAACTGTTCAAGCTGAAAAGGAATTAGAGGATATTTTACAAGAGAAAACTCCTCAAGCAGCACTGACTGAACTCTTTTTGGAATTGAAAACCGATCAAACTCCTGCAGTTGTGGAGCGAATAGTAACAGACATTGATGCTATAGTTCGGGTAGTTCGATTTCCTGGATGGCAAGATTCTAATTCAGGTGAACGGGAAGTTCAGAGTTCATTACGCAAAATTCTTTGGGCAAAATATAAAATCAAAGATCAAGTTCTTTTTGATCGAGCTTATGCCTATATCAAGGAGTATTACTAA
- a CDS encoding Gfo/Idh/MocA family protein, whose translation MKKSLNRREFVRYSALTTLGLQFLPFQGTKAAPSDKVRVAHIGLGGMGLNHLNWFANLPEVEIVALCDVDDTHAQEALVKLKAIHPDTKAQLYSDFRKVLERSDVDAVTIATPDHWHAQITILAFQAGKDVYSEKPLSYAKREGDLMLASQKDTGRIFQLGTQIHAGDNYHRVAEIIQSGVLGKIKTVRLWKTGEPPLIEKLNFQAPPSHLNWDMWLGPAPYAEYAPEKCHFSYRYFMEYSGGVFQDFWCHIADIVWWSIAPTGLKKISANGEVSDGVGDTPKWIDVDFKFKKLDLHWTSVPPDVPGAAGRGIGAYFEGTKGTLVCDYNSREIRMDGKVMDDIPEIPKTIVRSPGHQQNFIDAVKSRSQPESYLEYARNMTMPMHLALISFKLKEELKWNAKKELFKNHSAANQMLFRPYREKWNLIGA comes from the coding sequence ATGAAAAAATCATTGAATCGCAGAGAGTTTGTCCGCTATTCTGCATTGACCACACTAGGACTTCAATTTTTACCATTCCAAGGGACGAAAGCAGCACCTTCCGATAAAGTCAGAGTAGCCCATATTGGATTAGGGGGAATGGGCTTGAATCATTTAAACTGGTTTGCCAATTTGCCTGAAGTGGAAATTGTAGCCCTTTGTGATGTTGATGACACCCATGCCCAGGAAGCTTTGGTGAAGTTGAAAGCGATTCACCCTGATACAAAAGCACAATTGTATTCGGATTTCCGAAAAGTACTGGAGAGATCAGATGTAGATGCGGTCACCATCGCCACACCGGATCACTGGCATGCCCAGATTACCATTTTGGCTTTTCAGGCGGGAAAGGATGTTTACAGTGAGAAACCTCTTTCTTATGCTAAAAGGGAAGGTGATTTGATGTTGGCCTCCCAAAAAGATACAGGAAGAATTTTTCAACTGGGAACCCAAATCCATGCCGGAGATAATTACCACCGAGTAGCTGAAATAATTCAATCTGGCGTCTTGGGTAAAATTAAAACCGTTCGTCTATGGAAAACGGGTGAGCCCCCTTTGATTGAAAAACTGAATTTTCAGGCTCCTCCATCCCATTTGAATTGGGACATGTGGCTAGGTCCAGCCCCCTATGCCGAGTATGCTCCCGAGAAATGTCATTTTTCCTATCGCTATTTTATGGAATATTCCGGAGGGGTATTCCAGGATTTCTGGTGTCATATCGCAGACATTGTGTGGTGGTCCATTGCTCCAACCGGGCTAAAAAAGATCTCAGCAAACGGTGAAGTTTCAGATGGAGTTGGAGATACTCCGAAGTGGATAGATGTCGATTTTAAATTCAAGAAACTGGACTTGCATTGGACTTCTGTTCCTCCTGATGTTCCAGGAGCAGCTGGGAGAGGGATAGGAGCTTATTTTGAAGGAACAAAAGGAACGCTGGTTTGCGACTATAACAGTAGGGAAATAAGAATGGACGGAAAAGTAATGGATGATATTCCTGAAATTCCGAAAACCATTGTTCGATCACCAGGACACCAGCAGAATTTTATAGATGCAGTAAAATCCAGAAGTCAACCGGAATCCTATTTGGAATATGCCCGAAATATGACCATGCCCATGCATTTGGCCTTGATTTCCTTTAAACTCAAAGAAGAACTAAAGTGGAACGCGAAAAAAGAATTATTTAAGAATCATTCCGCAGCTAACCAAATGTTATTCAGGCCTTATCGGGAAAAGTGGAATTTAATTGGAGCATGA
- a CDS encoding recombinase family protein, with product MKVRYSRISSISQNLDRQKVKGSYDKIVEDKCSGSISFFKRQGGQEILKYIQHGVLKELQVWEIDRLGRNLRDILNTIHFFTEKRIPIHFINQGLKTIDESGKENPIAKLMISILATVGEMERNQIRERQREGIELAKHKGKYKGRKEGTKESVLDFLSKPKNKQVLEYLKKGYKSKEAAKLAEVHVNTVTKIKKLGGLD from the coding sequence ATGAAAGTCCGTTATTCTAGAATTAGCTCGATTTCCCAAAATTTGGATCGTCAAAAGGTGAAAGGTTCTTATGACAAAATAGTGGAGGATAAATGCAGTGGATCGATTTCTTTCTTCAAAAGACAAGGAGGTCAAGAGATATTGAAATATATACAACACGGTGTTCTCAAAGAATTACAAGTGTGGGAGATTGATAGATTAGGTCGGAATCTTCGTGACATCCTCAATACGATTCATTTTTTTACTGAAAAACGGATTCCAATTCATTTTATAAATCAAGGTTTAAAAACCATTGATGAGAGTGGAAAAGAGAATCCAATCGCCAAATTGATGATATCTATCTTAGCTACTGTTGGGGAGATGGAACGAAATCAAATTAGAGAAAGGCAACGTGAAGGCATTGAATTAGCCAAGCATAAAGGAAAATATAAAGGTCGTAAAGAAGGAACCAAGGAATCAGTTTTGGATTTTCTATCCAAGCCTAAGAATAAACAAGTTCTTGAATACCTAAAGAAAGGATATAAGTCTAAAGAAGCCGCAAAGTTGGCTGAAGTTCACGTGAATACCGTGACTAAAATCAAGAAGCTCGGAGGGTTAGATTAG
- a CDS encoding AAA domain-containing protein, translating into MREKMHPIIVLGKEDPPRDYLVALKFFTKNNPTDNILNLDSGNPDDWKPKNLGGNGNVILETLSLIDQKDQIVVQGPPGTGKTFLIAEICNHFLNLNMRVCIAALTHKALMEAALKDGLQKHIEEGRVYKTNLSADESVEIPGLKNHEVTTPIALGSLLLSTYYSLSKLLIDNQHHVYFDLLIIEEASQAFLTTIAGFSKLGKKVMVVGDFKQLTPIVLEEKRATNIDKEISTLINGLKTYSLSKVEDSYRLINSYRLTERAVSQTGVFYNDSITSKSDEKGVNLIGGYSELFCLLGGSTLVYLENMDEGKTPQNVILLTIKLIKNIKAQFPDKKLAILSAFKDTVNSLTDTVLASKISFKNLEINTIDRIQGAEVDLCIFLIPSYDRKFSFNPNRFNVATSRARNGTLILAEDIISQSLTISKDVLAFMSRIRKIKINE; encoded by the coding sequence TTGAGAGAAAAAATGCATCCAATAATTGTTTTGGGGAAAGAAGATCCACCTAGAGATTATTTAGTAGCGCTAAAATTTTTCACCAAAAATAATCCAACCGATAATATCCTAAATCTTGATTCAGGAAACCCAGACGATTGGAAACCAAAGAATTTAGGAGGAAATGGGAACGTAATTCTAGAAACATTATCTCTAATTGATCAAAAGGACCAAATCGTTGTTCAAGGACCTCCAGGAACGGGGAAAACATTTCTTATTGCTGAAATTTGCAATCACTTTTTAAATTTAAATATGAGAGTTTGTATTGCCGCATTGACTCATAAGGCGTTAATGGAGGCAGCATTGAAAGATGGTTTACAAAAGCATATTGAGGAAGGGAGAGTGTACAAGACAAACCTGTCAGCAGATGAATCAGTTGAAATCCCAGGATTGAAAAATCATGAAGTTACAACACCTATTGCCCTCGGCTCCTTACTCTTATCTACCTATTATTCTTTATCAAAATTACTGATCGATAATCAGCACCATGTGTACTTTGATTTGCTAATTATCGAGGAGGCCTCACAAGCCTTTCTAACGACAATTGCTGGATTTTCGAAGTTGGGAAAAAAAGTAATGGTTGTAGGAGATTTTAAGCAATTAACACCCATCGTTTTGGAGGAAAAGCGTGCTACGAATATTGATAAAGAAATATCTACTTTGATCAATGGTTTGAAGACTTATTCCTTAAGTAAAGTCGAAGACTCCTATAGATTAATCAATTCTTACAGATTAACTGAAAGAGCGGTAAGCCAAACGGGAGTCTTTTATAACGACTCCATTACGTCAAAATCTGACGAGAAAGGTGTTAATTTAATTGGAGGATACTCGGAATTGTTCTGTCTTTTAGGTGGATCGACTTTGGTCTATCTGGAAAACATGGATGAAGGCAAAACTCCACAAAATGTAATTCTTTTAACTATCAAACTGATCAAAAATATTAAAGCCCAATTTCCTGATAAAAAATTAGCCATTTTATCAGCTTTTAAAGACACAGTAAATTCTTTGACTGATACAGTACTAGCTTCAAAGATTTCCTTCAAAAATTTAGAAATCAACACAATTGATAGGATACAAGGAGCAGAAGTTGATTTATGTATCTTTTTAATACCATCTTACGACAGGAAATTTTCATTTAATCCAAATAGATTCAATGTGGCAACTAGTAGAGCTAGAAATGGAACACTGATTTTGGCGGAGGATATAATAAGTCAAAGTCTGACTATATCAAAAGATGTCCTGGCTTTTATGAGTAGAATTAGAAAAATAAAAATTAATGAGTGA
- a CDS encoding RNA-directed DNA polymerase → MSEVLFKYFDPEAIKLAFYRVQCWSDKTVKDQVGLKAFGANLDTNAKRLHEKIMDGIYTPQRGFKFYMPKSTRTLRTKTMLEVEDALVYQAIANKIAELHQPKLSELEEFVFGSVLAPDVTKGVALIKDKEPNYFFFKFWKGLFRKFKESVLHSIEIDKTRYKFETDITGFFDSIPHYNLLLVLSEEFGVEDEILDLLSDCFNVWSGTKESMTPGVGIPQGPIPSFFFANLILHELDGQIVGQGYKYYRYMDDIHIYGFEENELVEALLIIDKYTKGNGLSINSKKTSIQEIEDGKEEETIKKEIKKLSLSALYSEDPDEIINTDLFDDNKKEEINDNSKLLDKEVNKLSEQDQGPRIDSFWKNVTTLKDEKEIKEFWEEQFREVEKKLPELFINSGNSKNLQLNERVEDIDFIKLSVQYSSSKKALLDIGIEKEVDTALIKYWLFAYQKFFWRVNNLGIILGAYGANQEVKTALMKMYEVQFKPYEWVRYYIIMILSFNQEFSDKELRQVFFRWLKEENSDLVKISLYRLLFKHSKSKQFSSSLKKELQKEPSVQLKLIIADFNRSNRQQEIDMVEFINTIGL, encoded by the coding sequence ATGAGTGAGGTACTTTTTAAATATTTTGATCCTGAAGCCATAAAACTTGCCTTTTATAGGGTTCAATGCTGGTCTGATAAAACGGTTAAAGATCAGGTGGGGCTAAAGGCATTTGGAGCTAATTTAGACACGAATGCTAAGCGTTTGCATGAAAAGATAATGGATGGAATATACACTCCTCAGAGAGGGTTTAAATTCTATATGCCAAAGTCGACCAGAACCTTGAGAACTAAAACAATGCTGGAGGTGGAGGACGCTTTAGTATACCAAGCAATTGCGAACAAAATAGCAGAATTGCATCAGCCTAAATTATCCGAATTAGAAGAATTTGTCTTTGGAAGTGTATTGGCACCTGATGTGACAAAGGGGGTTGCGCTGATTAAGGATAAAGAACCTAATTACTTCTTTTTTAAATTTTGGAAAGGGCTATTCCGAAAATTTAAAGAGTCTGTCTTACACAGTATCGAAATAGATAAAACAAGGTATAAGTTTGAAACGGATATTACTGGTTTTTTTGATTCGATACCCCATTACAACCTTCTTCTGGTTTTATCCGAAGAATTTGGAGTAGAGGATGAAATATTAGACCTACTTTCTGACTGCTTCAATGTTTGGTCTGGAACAAAGGAAAGTATGACTCCAGGAGTAGGAATACCGCAAGGACCAATACCATCTTTCTTTTTCGCCAATTTAATTCTGCATGAGCTGGATGGTCAAATTGTTGGACAGGGCTATAAGTACTACAGGTATATGGATGATATTCATATTTATGGTTTTGAGGAAAATGAGTTAGTAGAGGCTCTTTTGATTATCGACAAATATACCAAAGGCAATGGCCTTTCAATTAATTCGAAAAAGACATCAATTCAAGAAATCGAAGATGGAAAAGAGGAAGAAACCATCAAGAAGGAAATCAAGAAGCTTTCACTAAGTGCGCTTTACAGTGAAGATCCTGATGAAATCATCAATACTGATCTTTTTGATGATAACAAGAAGGAAGAAATAAACGATAATTCTAAATTACTTGATAAGGAGGTTAACAAGTTAAGTGAACAGGACCAAGGACCAAGGATAGATAGTTTTTGGAAAAACGTAACTACTCTAAAAGATGAAAAAGAAATAAAGGAATTCTGGGAGGAACAGTTTCGAGAAGTTGAGAAAAAATTGCCCGAACTTTTCATAAATAGCGGCAATTCAAAGAACCTCCAACTCAATGAGAGAGTAGAAGATATTGATTTTATCAAACTAAGTGTTCAATACTCCAGCAGCAAAAAAGCTTTATTGGATATTGGAATAGAGAAAGAGGTAGACACCGCATTGATCAAATATTGGTTATTTGCCTATCAAAAGTTTTTTTGGAGAGTCAATAATTTGGGAATCATACTTGGTGCATATGGTGCCAATCAAGAAGTTAAAACTGCTTTAATGAAAATGTATGAGGTTCAGTTTAAACCCTATGAATGGGTCAGATACTACATCATCATGATACTTTCATTTAACCAGGAATTTAGTGATAAGGAATTGCGGCAAGTATTCTTTAGGTGGCTAAAGGAAGAAAACTCAGATCTGGTTAAAATCTCTCTTTATCGTCTTTTGTTCAAACACTCGAAAAGCAAGCAATTCTCGTCAAGTTTGAAAAAAGAACTTCAGAAAGAACCTTCGGTTCAGCTGAAATTAATTATTGCAGATTTCAATAGAAGTAATCGTCAGCAAGAAATAGATATGGTTGAATTTATAAATACTATAGGTTTATGA